In Pieris napi chromosome 8, ilPieNapi1.2, whole genome shotgun sequence, the genomic stretch GACAGAAACAGTTATAGACATTGATAGTTTGATTTTACGCCATCTCATTTGACACTCCAACTTACGCAATTTTCTATGACAATAATGTAGGACATTACCACCCACTAATGACAATATTACAGCTAGAGAATAATCTATAAGATTAAACAAgtctattgaaaataaataaaagtttatttgctGTTGCATGCTTTTCAATCTACCGTATAAAACATTAACAATCAAAATTGCCATAATAATCCGAAAAACAGTGTTccactttctttttttaaaaaaatcggtgTAAAATCCACATAGGTATTGCAATATAAAAATCGTTTTAAGGaattttgatgtttttatcATTTTGTATTTGGTAAACAAGTCTTTACTCCAACACTTTTAACGGAAATAAAGGAATCATCGCTTTGAACATTTTCACTATAATTACCTTTCTCCATACTCTATCATTATTGGCCATATAGTAATGACATTTATCAATATATAAGGTACAGTGAAATTAGTCTCGAGAAATTTTTGCATATGTAGTGGTGTGTATATTACTCAGATCTTAGAGCGCGTTTCCACTATATCGTTCTGGcctatacaaaaatgtttcgaTATCCTaacattactatttaatattatacttatccCTAGCA encodes the following:
- the LOC125051991 gene encoding uncharacterized protein LOC125051991; this encodes MIKTSKFLKTIFILQYLCGFYTDFFKKRKWNTVFRIIMAILIVNVLYGRLKSMQQQINFYLFSIDLFNLIDYSLAVILSLVGGNVLHYCHRKLRKLECQMRWRKIKLSMSITVSVFLILLFKKSFIGWSYYIGFKQRFSLDFNSKYIVCFITWYLVTFGIIFNDFIRNLTFEWIWIYMRTLRMTFQDKSFKGKKLS